The Nitriliruptor alkaliphilus DSM 45188 genome includes a region encoding these proteins:
- a CDS encoding ABC transporter permease: MSLEILTTWLWLAQDGVPAGEWLSRNTDAIVRRGVEHLQLTGMSIGFGLAISIVLAIIAMRYRWAYRPITMATGIVFTIPSIALFPILRPYFGLTTTTAVVGLTLYTLLFLFRNIIVGLEGVPADVVEAAEGQGYERNRLFLEVQLPLALPVIIAGIRIATVTTIGLVTITGLIGYGGFGFFIFDGLRSNLYLPKLLVGALAPMALALIADALLLLLERALTPWSRRSAA; the protein is encoded by the coding sequence GTGAGCCTGGAGATCCTCACCACGTGGCTGTGGCTCGCGCAGGACGGCGTGCCCGCCGGCGAGTGGCTCAGCCGCAACACCGACGCGATCGTGCGTCGCGGCGTCGAACACCTGCAGCTGACCGGCATGTCCATCGGCTTCGGGCTGGCCATCTCGATCGTGCTGGCGATCATCGCGATGCGCTACCGGTGGGCCTACCGACCGATCACCATGGCGACCGGGATCGTGTTCACCATCCCGTCGATCGCGCTGTTCCCGATCCTGCGGCCCTACTTCGGGTTGACCACGACCACCGCCGTCGTGGGGCTGACGCTGTACACGTTGCTGTTCCTGTTCCGCAACATCATCGTCGGCCTCGAGGGGGTGCCCGCCGACGTCGTCGAGGCCGCCGAGGGGCAGGGCTACGAACGCAACCGTCTGTTCCTGGAGGTCCAGCTGCCCCTCGCCCTGCCGGTCATCATCGCCGGGATCCGCATCGCGACGGTGACCACCATCGGCCTGGTCACCATCACGGGCCTGATCGGGTACGGCGGGTTCGGGTTCTTCATCTTCGACGGGCTGCGCTCCAACCTCTACCTGCCCAAGCTCCTGGTCGGCGCGCTGGCACCGATGGCCCTGGCGCTCATCGCCGATGCCCTCCTGCTGCTGCTCGAACGGGCCTTGACGCCCTGGTCCCGCCGCAGCGCGGCCTGA
- a CDS encoding ABC transporter ATP-binding protein: protein MIRLDAATKVFPGSDQPAVDQLSLAIPEGELVVFVGPSGCGKTTTLKMINRIVEPTSGTITIGGEDVLSRPAHLVRRDIGYVIQQIGLFPHRTIERNVATVPRLLGWDEDRTAARVDELLELMDLDPAMKTRYPGELSGGQRQRVGVARALAADPPVLLMDEPYGAVDPVVRGRLQDQLLELQRDLHKTIVFVTHDIDEAIRLGDRIAILNIGGKLEQFDTPETILRDPANGFVEDFLGGERGLKRLALRCVGDLGELPRGATVTADDTGDHAVAVAEAYGVDWCGILDGEDLRGWAWLDDLRGVPRAGEVETRRFRVATTRDSTLREALDAMVRSSTGVSAVFDEADRYLGMLQLSDLTAEITGSSGTPAAA, encoded by the coding sequence ATGATCCGCCTCGACGCCGCCACCAAGGTGTTCCCCGGCAGCGACCAGCCCGCGGTGGACCAGCTGAGCCTGGCCATCCCCGAAGGTGAGCTGGTGGTCTTCGTCGGCCCGTCCGGTTGTGGGAAGACCACGACCCTGAAGATGATCAACCGCATCGTCGAGCCGACGTCCGGGACGATCACCATCGGCGGCGAGGACGTGCTGTCGCGGCCGGCACACCTGGTCCGGCGCGACATCGGCTACGTGATCCAGCAGATCGGGCTGTTCCCGCACCGCACCATCGAACGCAACGTGGCCACCGTTCCGCGGCTGCTCGGCTGGGACGAGGACCGCACCGCAGCCCGGGTCGACGAGCTGCTCGAGCTGATGGACCTCGACCCCGCCATGAAGACCCGTTACCCCGGCGAGCTGTCCGGCGGGCAGCGGCAGCGTGTCGGTGTGGCCCGGGCCCTGGCGGCCGACCCTCCGGTCCTGCTCATGGACGAGCCGTACGGTGCGGTCGACCCGGTCGTGCGCGGCCGGCTGCAGGACCAGCTGCTCGAGCTGCAACGCGACCTGCACAAGACCATCGTGTTCGTCACCCACGACATCGACGAGGCCATCCGCCTCGGTGACCGCATCGCGATCCTCAACATCGGCGGCAAGCTGGAGCAGTTCGACACCCCCGAGACGATCCTGCGCGACCCGGCCAACGGCTTCGTCGAGGACTTCCTCGGCGGCGAACGGGGCCTCAAGCGCCTGGCGCTGCGCTGCGTCGGCGACCTCGGTGAGCTGCCACGCGGCGCGACCGTCACCGCCGACGACACCGGCGACCACGCGGTCGCGGTCGCGGAGGCCTACGGGGTGGACTGGTGCGGCATCCTCGACGGCGAGGACCTGCGCGGGTGGGCGTGGCTCGACGACCTGCGCGGGGTGCCGCGCGCCGGCGAGGTCGAGACCCGCCGCTTCCGAGTCGCGACCACACGGGACTCGACGCTCCGTGAGGCCCTCGACGCGATGGTGCGGTCCTCGACCGGCGTCAGCGCGGTGTTCGACGAGGCCGACCGCTACCTCGGCATGCTGCAGCTGTCGGACCTCACCGCGGAGATCACGGGCAGCTCCGGGACGCCGGCCGCCGCGTGA
- a CDS encoding PAS domain-containing sensor histidine kinase → MTTQLGRDADVDDRLPVDQNDLARTATLSTADGLHSFAAASPDLACITDLQGVITSTNQAWRSVLGWTRHELVGYPFLDLVHEDDLDRARAAFDEARAGRTVHDLTTRWTTADHEWRWLSWSMTLGPGPHVYASGRDLTDRVQQQLETARRAVELRAELDDERATVAELRERERRKDTYLSAVSHELRTPVTLIQGAVDTLGSDWHQLPADEVAELETLVVDQTQRLSRVIAELLDVDRLSRGQLTAVLDPVELVALVQEVIDASPASDRVSLVAPDEVHLQADAGQLQHVVRNLLENADKYAPEGAVCVTIDADRRCVRIGVRDQGPGIPTTSLERVFEPFWRGDSAGASAGSGMGLALVAEFARLHGGRAWAEPVSRGAHLIVELPVEVPA, encoded by the coding sequence TTGACGACCCAGCTCGGCAGGGATGCCGACGTGGACGACCGCCTGCCCGTCGACCAGAACGACCTCGCCCGCACCGCGACGCTGTCGACCGCCGACGGCCTGCACAGCTTCGCGGCTGCCTCGCCGGACCTGGCCTGCATCACCGACCTTCAGGGCGTGATCACCTCGACCAACCAGGCCTGGCGGTCGGTGCTCGGCTGGACCCGCCACGAGCTGGTCGGCTACCCGTTCCTCGACCTGGTCCACGAGGACGACCTCGACCGGGCCCGTGCCGCGTTCGACGAGGCCCGCGCCGGCCGGACGGTGCACGACCTGACCACGCGCTGGACCACCGCCGACCACGAGTGGCGGTGGCTGAGCTGGTCGATGACCCTCGGTCCCGGACCGCACGTCTACGCGTCGGGCCGCGACCTCACCGACCGCGTGCAGCAGCAGCTCGAGACGGCACGTCGCGCGGTCGAGCTCCGCGCCGAGCTCGATGATGAGCGGGCCACCGTCGCCGAGCTCCGGGAACGCGAACGCCGCAAGGACACCTACCTGTCGGCCGTCTCCCATGAGCTGCGCACGCCGGTCACGCTGATCCAGGGCGCCGTCGACACGTTGGGCTCAGACTGGCACCAGCTCCCCGCCGACGAGGTGGCCGAGCTCGAGACCCTCGTGGTCGACCAGACACAGCGGCTGTCGCGGGTCATCGCCGAACTGCTCGACGTCGACCGGCTCAGTCGCGGACAGCTCACCGCGGTCCTCGACCCGGTCGAGCTGGTCGCCCTCGTGCAGGAGGTGATCGACGCCTCGCCCGCCAGCGATCGCGTCAGCCTGGTCGCTCCCGACGAGGTGCACCTGCAGGCCGACGCCGGCCAGCTCCAGCACGTGGTGCGCAACCTGCTCGAGAACGCCGACAAGTACGCCCCCGAGGGTGCCGTCTGCGTCACCATCGACGCCGACCGCCGGTGCGTGCGCATCGGTGTCCGCGACCAGGGGCCAGGCATCCCGACCACGTCCCTGGAACGGGTCTTCGAACCCTTCTGGCGGGGCGACTCGGCGGGCGCGAGCGCCGGCAGCGGCATGGGTCTCGCCCTGGTCGCCGAGTTCGCCCGCCTCCACGGCGGTCGAGCATGGGCCGAACCGGTCAGCCGCGGGGCCCACCTGATCGTGGAGCTGCCCGTCGAGGTCCCCGCCTGA
- a CDS encoding DUF4190 domain-containing protein, whose product MPTPPPVPQTHSSAAAPGFGNGVWSAQPAASAGASSDTRGDGGTLAIASLVCGVVWLFWVGSLAAIITGTMALRRKVTGGHQAMAIIGIVLGGISFLGAPVFAAVAIPVFLEQSERANTAAVQWELRIAAIEMETAYTTAGTYPPGNGTPIEAAIPGFTSAPDVDVTVLSSDDTGYCLEAADRTGAVTWYDSRAAGIVYVPCG is encoded by the coding sequence GTGCCCACGCCCCCGCCCGTTCCGCAGACCCACTCGTCTGCGGCGGCGCCAGGCTTCGGGAACGGGGTCTGGTCGGCCCAGCCGGCGGCCTCCGCGGGAGCTTCGAGCGACACACGCGGTGACGGCGGGACGCTGGCCATCGCCAGCCTCGTCTGCGGGGTGGTCTGGCTGTTCTGGGTCGGGTCGCTCGCTGCCATCATCACCGGCACCATGGCGCTGCGGCGCAAGGTGACCGGCGGCCACCAGGCGATGGCCATCATCGGGATCGTGCTCGGCGGCATCAGCTTCCTCGGCGCTCCGGTGTTCGCAGCCGTCGCGATCCCGGTCTTCCTCGAGCAGAGCGAGCGGGCCAACACCGCGGCGGTCCAGTGGGAGCTCCGCATTGCCGCCATCGAGATGGAGACGGCCTACACCACGGCTGGCACCTACCCGCCGGGCAACGGCACGCCGATCGAAGCGGCCATCCCGGGGTTCACCAGCGCCCCCGATGTCGACGTCACGGTGCTCTCGTCCGACGACACCGGCTACTGCCTCGAAGCTGCTGATCGGACCGGCGCAGTGACCTGGTACGACTCGCGCGCAGCCGGCATCGTCTACGTGCCCTGCGGCTGA